The following coding sequences lie in one Oncorhynchus kisutch isolate 150728-3 linkage group LG27, Okis_V2, whole genome shotgun sequence genomic window:
- the pcmtd1 gene encoding protein-L-isoaspartate O-methyltransferase domain-containing protein 1, with translation MGGAVSAGEDNDDLIDNLKEAQYIRSGYVEQAFRAIDRGDYYLVGYRDNAYKDLAWKHGNIHLSAPCIYSEVMEALKLQQGLSFLNLGSGTGYLSTMVGLIIGPFGVNHGVELHRDVVDYAKEKLDNFIKNNDSFDKFEFCEPIFIVGNCLEISSDSRQYDRIYCGAGVQKDHENYMKILLKVGGILVMPIEDQLTQITRTGQCSWESKNILAVSFAPLVQQNRAEGSKPDAVDLPPVTVRSLQDLSRVYIRRTLRDLTNEESPDKGLVQRAPQKRKRRRCRRRRINTYVFVGNQLIPQAVESEEDERIEEEQHKEVQVQEKEKEEERDIGSIEILKAVNVLRDKIMTLPLPESLKAYLLHYRDK, from the exons ATGGGGGGTGCGGTGAGCGCCGGGGAGGACAACGATGATCTGATTGACAACCTGAAGGAGGCACAGTACATCCGTTCGGGCTACGTGGAGCAGGCCTTCAGGGCCATCGACCGCGGGGACTACTACCTGGTTGGCTACAG GGACAATGCCTACAAGGACCTGGCTTGGAAGCATGGCAACATTCACCTGTCTGCCCCCTGTATCTACTCTGAGGTGATGGAGGCGCTGAAGCTGCAGCAGGGACTGTCCTTCCTCAACCTGGGCAGTGGGACTGGGTACCTCAGCACCATGGTGGGACTCATCATAG GTCCATTTGGAGTGAACCATGGAGTTGAGCTCCACAGGGATGTGGTGGATTACGCCAAGGAGAAACTGGATAACTTCATCAAGAATAATGACAGCTTTGATAA GTTTGAGTTCTGTGAACCCATCTTCATAGTGGGCAACTGTCTGGAGATCTCGTCAGACAGTCGCCAATACGACCGTATCTACTGTGGTGCGGGGGTGCAGAAGGATCATGAAAATTACATGAAGATCCTGCTCAAAGTGGGGGGTATTCTAGTGATGCCTATAGAAGATCAG CTGACCCAGATCACCAGGACTGGTCAGTGTTCCTGGGAGAGTAAGAATATCCTGGCTGTGTCGTTCGCTCCTCTGGTCCAGCAGAACAGAGCTGAGGGAAGCAAGCCTGATGCAGTAGATCTGC CCCCGGTGACGGTCAGGAGTCTTCAGGACCTGTCTCGCGTCTACATCCGCCGCACCCTCCGAGATCTGACCAATGAGGAGAGCCCTGACAAAGGCCTGGTGCAGAGGGCGCCCCAGAAACGCAAGCGCAGGCGTTGCCGGCGGCGACGTATTAACACTTACGTCTTTGTGGGCAACCAGCTGATCCCCCAAGCCGTGGAGAGCGAGGAGGACGAACGGATCGAGGAGGAGCAGCACAAGGAGGTGCAGgtgcaggagaaggagaaggaggaggagagagacattggCAGCATTGAGATACTGAAGGCAGTAAATGTACTGCGAGATAAAATCATGACTTTACCTCTGCCTGAATCGCTGAAGGCCTATCTGTTACACTACCGAGACAAATGA